In Cryptomeria japonica chromosome 10, Sugi_1.0, whole genome shotgun sequence, a genomic segment contains:
- the LOC131045226 gene encoding uncharacterized protein LOC131045226, with translation MNFDGASKGNLGASGFGAIVRDEEGNLVGAVCGQAGFVSNNIAEIIALEEGLKWTAVNDIKKVVIEGDSKVILSGIINHWFTNWQLNAWIPRIYGHLQNFTDYQFQHTYHKGNKVANLLANHGIAGTLPAVISPVNARNRDIQHRLLEDRAHIPRTGID, from the coding sequence ATGAACTTTGATGGAGCTAGTAAGGGAAACCTAGGAGCTTCTGGTTTTGGAGCGATAGTAAGAGACGAGGAGGGCAACTTAGTGGGGGCAGTATGCGGCCAAGCGGGGTTTGTTTCAAATAACATAGCAGAAATCATAGCTTTAGAGGAAGGGCTAAAATGGACAGCAGTAAATGATATCAAGAAGGTGGTGATAGAAGGGGACTCAAAAGTCATCCTTAGTGGGATTATCAATCATTGGTTTACAAATTGGCAATTAAATGCCTGGATTCCTAGAATATATGGGCACCTTCAAAATTTCACGGACTATCAATTCCAACATACATACCACAAAGGTAATAAAGTGGCAAACCTCCTTGCTAATCACGGGATAGCTGGAACATTGCCAGCAGTCATTTCGCCTGTAAATGCAAGGAACAGAGATATCCAGCATAGATTGCTTGAGGACAGAGCCCATATTCCTAGGACGGGAATAGATTGA